In Enterobacter sp. 638, a single window of DNA contains:
- the pepP gene encoding Xaa-Pro aminopeptidase has translation MTQQEYLRRRQALLAKMQPGSAALIFAAPEATRSNDSEYPYRQSSDFWYFTGFNEPEAVLVLIKSDDTHNHSVLFNRVRDLTAEIWFGRRLGQEAAPEKLGVERALAFSEISEQLYQLLNGLDVVYHAQGEYAYADDIVFTALDKLRKGSRQNLTAPASLTDWRPIVHEMRLFKSAEELHVMRRAGEISALAHTRAMEKCRPGMFEYQLEGEILHEFSRHGARFASYNTIVGGGENGCILHYTENESALRDGDLVLIDAGCEYKGYAGDITRTFPVNGKFTPAQRAVYDIVLESLETALTLFRPGTSIQEVTGAVVRIMVTGLVNLGVLNGDIDELIADNAHRAFFMHGLSHWLGLDVHDVGGYGPDRSRTLEPGMVLTVEPGLYIAPDADVPAEYRGIGIRIEDDIVITETGNENLTAQVVKKADDIEALMAAARA, from the coding sequence ATGACTCAGCAGGAGTATCTTCGTCGTCGCCAGGCGCTGTTGGCAAAAATGCAGCCTGGAAGCGCGGCGCTGATTTTTGCCGCACCGGAAGCGACGCGCAGCAACGACAGCGAGTATCCGTATCGCCAAAGCAGCGATTTCTGGTACTTCACCGGTTTTAACGAGCCGGAAGCGGTCCTGGTGCTGATCAAAAGCGATGACACCCATAATCACAGCGTTTTGTTCAATCGTGTTCGCGATCTCACCGCCGAAATCTGGTTTGGCCGTCGCTTGGGTCAGGAAGCCGCCCCCGAAAAACTCGGCGTCGAGCGCGCGCTGGCCTTTAGCGAAATCAGCGAACAGCTTTATCAATTGCTCAACGGTCTGGATGTGGTTTACCACGCGCAGGGCGAATATGCGTATGCGGACGACATTGTCTTCACCGCGCTGGATAAGCTGCGTAAGGGCTCGCGTCAGAACTTAACGGCACCTGCATCGCTCACCGACTGGCGTCCCATCGTTCATGAAATGCGCCTGTTTAAATCGGCAGAAGAGCTACACGTCATGCGCCGCGCGGGCGAAATCAGCGCACTAGCGCATACGCGAGCGATGGAAAAGTGTCGTCCTGGCATGTTCGAATATCAGCTTGAAGGCGAAATTCTTCACGAGTTTTCCCGCCACGGCGCGCGCTTTGCGTCATACAACACGATTGTCGGCGGCGGTGAAAACGGCTGCATTTTGCATTACACCGAAAATGAAAGCGCGTTGCGCGACGGCGATTTAGTGCTGATCGATGCAGGATGTGAATACAAAGGCTACGCCGGTGACATCACCCGCACATTCCCGGTGAATGGCAAATTTACCCCTGCGCAGCGTGCCGTTTACGACATTGTTCTGGAATCGCTCGAAACCGCCCTGACGCTGTTCCGCCCCGGTACGTCCATTCAGGAGGTGACGGGCGCAGTCGTGCGCATAATGGTCACGGGCCTGGTCAATCTTGGCGTTCTCAACGGCGACATTGATGAGCTCATTGCGGATAACGCGCATCGCGCATTCTTTATGCACGGCCTGAGCCACTGGCTGGGGCTGGATGTGCATGATGTTGGCGGCTACGGGCCTGACCGCTCGCGCACGCTTGAGCCGGGCATGGTGCTCACCGTCGAACCGGGCCTCTACATCGCCCCGGATGCTGACGTGCCTGCCGAGTATCGCGGCATCGGCATCCGTATTGAAGATGACATCGTCATTACCGAAACCGGTAACGAAAATCTGACTGCGCAAGTGGTGAAAAAGGCAGACGATATTGAAGCGCTGATGGCGGCGGCACGCGCATGA
- a CDS encoding YecA family protein: MSIQNEMPGYNEVSQLLNQQGVGLTPAEMHGLISGMLCGGNSDSSWQPLLHDLTNEGLAFGHELAETLRKMHSATSDSLEDDGFLFQLYLPDGDDVSVFDRADALAGWVNHYLLGLGVTQPKLDKVTGEAGEAIDDLRNIAQLGYDEDEDQEELEMSVEEIIEYVRVAALLCHDTFTRSQPTAPEVRKPTLH; encoded by the coding sequence ATGTCTATACAGAACGAAATGCCTGGTTACAACGAAGTAAGCCAGTTACTTAACCAGCAGGGCGTGGGTTTGACCCCTGCTGAAATGCACGGTCTGATCAGTGGCATGCTGTGCGGCGGAAACAGCGACAGCTCATGGCAGCCGCTGCTTCACGACCTGACAAACGAAGGTCTGGCGTTTGGTCACGAACTGGCGGAAACGCTGCGTAAAATGCACTCGGCCACCAGCGATTCGCTGGAAGACGACGGCTTCCTTTTTCAGCTTTATCTGCCTGATGGCGATGACGTTAGCGTGTTTGATCGCGCCGATGCGTTGGCGGGTTGGGTAAACCACTATCTGTTAGGTCTGGGCGTGACGCAGCCGAAGCTCGATAAAGTCACCGGCGAAGCGGGTGAAGCCATCGACGACCTGCGTAACATAGCCCAGCTTGGCTACGACGAAGACGAAGACCAGGAAGAGCTGGAAATGTCTGTCGAAGAGATTATCGAGTATGTGCGTGTCGCTGCGCTGCTGTGCCACGATACCTTTACGCGCTCGCAGCCAACCGCACCGGAAGTCCGCAAACCGACATTACATTAA
- the zapA gene encoding cell division protein ZapA: MSAQPVDLQIFGRSLRVNCPPEQRDALSQAADDLNQRLQDLKERTRVTNTEQLVFIAALNISYELTQEKAKTRDYAASMEQRIKMLQQTIEQALLDQGRTPERPGQKFE; encoded by the coding sequence ATGTCTGCACAACCCGTCGATCTCCAAATTTTTGGCCGTTCGCTGCGAGTGAATTGTCCGCCTGAACAAAGGGATGCTTTGAGTCAGGCTGCGGACGATTTGAATCAGCGGTTGCAAGATTTAAAAGAACGCACTAGAGTCACAAATACTGAGCAGTTGGTTTTCATCGCCGCGTTGAACATCAGCTATGAATTAACTCAGGAAAAAGCGAAGACCCGCGATTACGCGGCGAGCATGGAGCAGCGCATTAAAATGCTCCAGCAGACCATCGAACAAGCGTTGCTTGATCAAGGTCGCACTCCCGAAAGACCGGGACAAAAGTTTGAATAA
- a CDS encoding 5-formyltetrahydrofolate cyclo-ligase has translation MTQLSEVPASRQEIRQFIRKQRRTLTPDQQAHFAQQASARMMAYSPVVMAHTVALFLSFDGELDTQPLIEQLWRAGKKVYLPVLHPFSPGNLLFLHYHPHSELVVNRLKITEPKLDVRDVLPLNELDVLITPLVAFDRYGQRLGMGGGFYDRTLQNWQQHGLQPVGYAHDCQGVDMLPVEKWDIPLPAVVTPSKVWEW, from the coding sequence ATGACGCAACTTTCTGAAGTTCCAGCATCCCGACAAGAAATCCGTCAGTTCATCCGCAAACAACGTCGTACATTAACCCCCGATCAACAAGCTCACTTTGCCCAACAAGCCTCGGCTCGCATGATGGCCTATTCGCCCGTTGTGATGGCGCATACGGTGGCGCTGTTTTTGTCCTTTGATGGTGAACTGGATACCCAACCGCTGATCGAACAACTCTGGCGCGCCGGAAAAAAAGTCTATCTACCCGTCTTACATCCCTTCAGCCCCGGCAATTTACTGTTCCTGCATTATCATCCGCACAGCGAACTGGTTGTGAATCGCCTGAAAATCACTGAACCCAAACTTGATGTACGCGATGTTTTACCGCTCAACGAACTGGATGTGCTGATTACGCCGCTGGTGGCATTCGACAGATATGGTCAACGCCTTGGAATGGGTGGTGGATTCTACGATCGTACGCTTCAGAACTGGCAGCAGCATGGCTTGCAGCCGGTCGGATATGCGCATGATTGTCAGGGTGTGGACATGCTGCCGGTAGAGAAATGGGATATCCCGCTGCCCGCAGTGGTCACGCCATCAAAAGTGTGGGAGTGGTAA
- the serA gene encoding phosphoglycerate dehydrogenase, whose amino-acid sequence MAKVSLEKDKIKFLLVEGVHQKALDNLRAAGYTNIEFHKGALDTEQLKESIRDAHFIGLRSRTHLTEDVIACAEKLVAIGCFCIGTNQVDLNAAARRGVPVFNAPFSNTRSVAELVIGELLLLLRGIPEANAKAHRGIWNKLASGSYEARGKKLGIIGYGHIGTQLGILAESLGMNVFFYDIENKLPLGNATQVQHLSDLLNMSDVVSLHVPENASTKNMMGAEEIALMKPGSLLINAARGTVVDIPALCDALRRKHLAGAAIDVFPTEPATNSDPFTTPLLEFDNVILTPHIGGSTQEAQENIGLEVAGKLSKYSDNGSTLSAVNFPEVSLPLHGGRRLLHIHENRPGVLTAINQIFAEQGVNIAAQYLQTNAQMGYVVIDIEADDDVAEKALLSMKAIPGTIRARLLY is encoded by the coding sequence ATGGCAAAGGTATCACTGGAAAAAGACAAGATTAAGTTTCTGCTCGTCGAAGGAGTGCATCAGAAAGCACTCGATAATCTTCGCGCAGCGGGTTACACCAACATCGAATTCCATAAAGGTGCGCTGGATACAGAGCAGCTGAAAGAATCCATCCGTGATGCCCACTTCATTGGCCTGCGATCCCGTACGCATCTGACTGAAGACGTTATTGCGTGTGCTGAAAAGCTGGTGGCCATCGGTTGCTTCTGCATTGGTACCAATCAGGTTGATTTGAATGCCGCAGCGCGACGCGGCGTGCCGGTCTTTAACGCGCCGTTCTCCAACACCCGCTCGGTCGCGGAATTAGTGATCGGCGAGCTGCTGTTGCTCCTGCGCGGTATTCCGGAAGCGAACGCCAAAGCGCATCGCGGTATCTGGAACAAACTGGCATCAGGCTCTTATGAAGCGCGTGGCAAAAAGCTCGGGATTATTGGTTACGGTCACATCGGTACGCAGCTCGGTATTCTTGCTGAATCCCTGGGTATGAATGTGTTCTTCTACGATATCGAAAACAAACTGCCGCTGGGCAATGCCACTCAGGTTCAACATCTTTCCGACTTGCTGAATATGAGCGATGTGGTGAGTCTGCATGTGCCGGAAAACGCCTCTACCAAGAACATGATGGGAGCAGAAGAGATCGCGCTGATGAAGCCGGGCTCGCTGCTGATTAATGCCGCACGTGGCACGGTAGTGGATATTCCAGCGCTGTGTGACGCACTTAGACGTAAGCACCTGGCGGGCGCGGCAATCGACGTCTTTCCAACGGAGCCAGCAACCAACAGCGATCCGTTTACCACTCCGCTGTTAGAATTCGACAACGTGATCCTGACGCCGCACATCGGTGGCTCGACGCAGGAAGCGCAGGAAAATATCGGCCTGGAAGTGGCGGGTAAGCTGAGCAAATATTCCGATAACGGTTCCACGCTCTCTGCGGTGAACTTCCCGGAAGTATCTCTCCCGCTGCACGGCGGTCGTCGTTTGCTGCACATCCACGAGAATCGCCCAGGCGTGCTGACAGCAATTAACCAGATTTTTGCCGAGCAGGGCGTCAACATTGCCGCGCAGTATCTGCAAACCAACGCGCAGATGGGCTACGTGGTTATCGACATTGAAGCGGACGACGATGTTGCTGAGAAAGCGCTGTTGAGCATGAAGGCTATTCCAGGAACCATTCGCGCGCGCCTGCTGTACTAA
- the rpiA gene encoding ribose-5-phosphate isomerase RpiA, translating into MTQDELKKAVGWAALQYVQPGTIVGVGTGSTAAHFIDALGTMKGQIEGAVSSSDASTEKLKSLGITVFDLNEVDRLGIYVDGADEINGHMQMIKGGGAALTREKIIASVADKFICIADASKQVDILGTFPLPVEVIPMARSAVARQLVKLGGRPEYRQGVVTDNGNVILDVYNLEILDAVAMENAINAIPGVVTVGLFANRGADVALIGTADGVKTIVK; encoded by the coding sequence ATGACGCAGGATGAACTGAAAAAAGCAGTAGGATGGGCCGCACTCCAGTATGTACAACCGGGCACTATTGTCGGTGTGGGTACTGGCTCGACCGCAGCACACTTTATTGATGCGCTTGGCACGATGAAAGGGCAGATCGAGGGTGCAGTTTCCAGCTCTGATGCCTCCACGGAAAAACTGAAAAGTCTGGGCATTACCGTGTTCGATCTGAACGAAGTGGATCGTCTGGGCATTTACGTGGATGGGGCCGACGAAATCAACGGCCACATGCAGATGATCAAAGGCGGTGGCGCGGCGCTGACGCGTGAGAAAATCATTGCTTCCGTTGCTGATAAATTCATTTGTATCGCCGATGCCTCTAAGCAGGTCGATATCCTGGGGACTTTTCCTCTGCCGGTCGAAGTCATTCCGATGGCGCGCAGCGCGGTTGCTCGTCAACTGGTGAAGCTGGGTGGCCGCCCGGAATATCGTCAGGGTGTGGTCACTGATAACGGTAATGTGATTCTGGACGTTTACAATCTGGAAATCCTTGACGCCGTGGCGATGGAAAACGCCATCAATGCGATTCCGGGCGTAGTGACTGTAGGGCTATTCGCCAATCGTGGCGCGGATGTGGCGCTGATTGGCACCGCTGACGGCGTGAAAACCATCGTAAAATGA
- the argP gene encoding DNA-binding transcriptional regulator ArgP — protein sequence MKRPDYRTLQALDAVIRERGFERAAQKLCITQSAVSQRIKQLENMFGQPLLVRTVPPRPTEQGQKLLALLRQVELLEEEWLGDEQTGSTPLLLSLAVNADSLATWLLPALSAVLADSPIRLNLQVEDETRTQERLRRGEVVGAVSIQPQALPSCLVDQLGALDYLFVGSKAFADRYFPNGVTRAALLKAPAVAFDHLDDMHQAFLQQNFDLPPGSVPCHIVNSSEAFVQLARQGTTCCMIPHLQIEKELKSGELIDLTPGLYQRRMLYWHRFAPESRMMRNVTDALLAYGHKVLRQD from the coding sequence ATGAAACGTCCGGACTACAGAACACTACAGGCGCTTGATGCCGTCATTCGTGAACGAGGTTTTGAGCGCGCAGCGCAAAAGCTGTGCATCACTCAATCCGCCGTATCACAGCGAATCAAACAGCTGGAGAATATGTTCGGACAACCGCTGCTGGTGCGTACCGTGCCACCGCGCCCGACAGAGCAAGGGCAGAAACTGCTCGCCCTGCTACGCCAGGTGGAATTGCTGGAAGAAGAGTGGTTGGGTGATGAGCAAACCGGCTCCACACCGCTGCTGTTATCGCTGGCGGTGAACGCCGACAGTCTGGCAACCTGGCTGCTTCCCGCGCTTTCAGCCGTTCTTGCGGACTCACCGATTCGCCTTAATTTGCAGGTGGAAGATGAAACCCGAACGCAGGAACGTCTGCGTCGCGGCGAAGTGGTCGGTGCAGTGAGTATTCAACCGCAGGCGCTGCCGAGCTGTCTGGTCGATCAGTTGGGTGCTCTCGACTACTTGTTTGTCGGTTCGAAAGCCTTTGCCGATCGCTATTTCCCCAACGGTGTGACGCGCGCCGCGCTGCTGAAAGCCCCCGCCGTCGCATTCGACCATCTCGACGACATGCACCAGGCGTTTTTGCAGCAGAACTTCGATCTCCCGCCGGGCAGCGTGCCATGCCATATCGTGAATTCATCAGAAGCGTTTGTGCAGTTGGCTCGCCAGGGAACGACCTGCTGTATGATTCCGCATTTGCAGATTGAAAAAGAGTTGAAGAGCGGCGAGCTTATCGACTTAACGCCAGGATTGTATCAGCGTCGGATGCTGTACTGGCACCGATTTGCGCCAGAAAGCCGCATGATGCGCAACGTCACGGATGCGCTATTGGCCTATGGGCATAAAGTGTTGAGACAGGATTAA
- a CDS encoding oxidative stress defense protein: protein MKCKVMALAALVSFGAMSVQANELPDGPHIVTSGTASVDAVPDVATLAIEVNVAAKDAASAKKQADDRVAQYLSFLEQNGVGKKDINSANLRTQPDYDYQNGKSILKGYRAVRTVEVTVRQLDKLNSLLDGALKAGLNEIRSVSLGVAQPEKYKDEARKAAIDDAVRQAQQLASGFKTKLGPVYSVRYHVSNYQPSPMVRMMKADAAPVSAEETYEQPTIQFDDQVDVVFQLEPAQAQQPEPATKTQ from the coding sequence GTGAAGTGTAAAGTGATGGCCCTGGCGGCATTAGTAAGTTTTGGCGCAATGTCGGTACAGGCAAACGAATTGCCTGATGGTCCGCACATTGTCACCTCTGGCACAGCGAGCGTTGATGCCGTTCCGGATGTCGCAACGCTTGCGATTGAAGTGAACGTGGCAGCAAAAGACGCCGCTTCTGCTAAAAAGCAGGCGGACGATCGTGTTGCGCAATATCTCTCCTTCCTTGAGCAAAACGGCGTTGGGAAAAAGGATATTAACTCCGCCAATCTGCGGACTCAGCCGGATTATGACTATCAGAATGGCAAAAGCATTCTGAAAGGCTATCGTGCGGTGCGTACTGTTGAAGTGACGGTACGCCAACTCGACAAGTTGAACTCGCTGCTGGACGGCGCGCTGAAGGCCGGGCTGAACGAAATTCGTTCCGTGTCATTAGGCGTTGCGCAACCGGAGAAGTATAAAGACGAAGCCCGTAAAGCGGCGATTGATGACGCTGTGCGTCAGGCGCAACAACTGGCTTCAGGCTTTAAGACCAAGCTGGGGCCGGTGTACAGCGTGCGTTATCACGTCTCAAACTATCAGCCAAGCCCGATGGTTCGCATGATGAAGGCAGATGCAGCACCTGTTTCAGCGGAAGAAACCTACGAGCAGCCGACGATTCAGTTCGATGATCAGGTCGATGTGGTGTTCCAGCTTGAGCCTGCACAGGCTCAACAGCCAGAACCTGCAACAAAAACGCAGTAA
- the argO gene encoding arginine exporter ArgO, protein MLSYYFQGLVLGAAMILPLGPQNAFVMNQGIRRQYHLMIAMLCAVSDLLLICAGIFGGSALLMQSPWLLALVTWGGVAFLLWYGFGALKTAMGSNLELATAEVMKQGRWKIIATMLAVTWLNPHVYLDTFVVLGSLGGQLDVEPRRWFALGTVSASFLWFFGLALLAAWLAPRLRTAKAQRVINTLVGLVMWFIAFQLAKEGIHHIQGLLN, encoded by the coding sequence ATGTTATCTTATTATTTTCAAGGCCTTGTGCTTGGTGCGGCCATGATTCTTCCTCTCGGTCCACAAAACGCGTTCGTGATGAATCAGGGCATCCGCCGTCAGTATCATCTGATGATTGCGATGCTGTGTGCGGTGAGCGATCTGCTGCTAATTTGCGCCGGGATTTTTGGTGGCAGCGCGTTGCTGATGCAGTCGCCGTGGCTGCTGGCGTTGGTAACCTGGGGTGGCGTCGCATTTTTGCTGTGGTACGGTTTCGGCGCGCTGAAAACGGCGATGGGCAGCAATCTGGAACTCGCCACCGCGGAGGTCATGAAGCAAGGGCGCTGGAAGATCATCGCCACTATGCTGGCCGTGACCTGGCTTAATCCGCATGTTTATCTGGATACGTTTGTGGTGCTCGGTAGTCTGGGCGGACAGCTGGATGTTGAGCCGAGACGCTGGTTTGCGCTCGGTACCGTCAGCGCCTCTTTCCTGTGGTTCTTTGGCTTGGCGCTGCTGGCCGCATGGCTGGCACCACGTCTACGTACGGCGAAAGCACAGCGCGTCATTAATACCCTGGTCGGCCTAGTGATGTGGTTTATTGCTTTCCAGCTCGCGAAAGAGGGGATTCATCATATTCAGGGACTGCTCAACTAA
- a CDS encoding small-conductance mechanosensitive channel MscS translates to MEDLGVVDGINNAGTWLVRNQALLLSYAVNIVAAIAIIIVGMIVARIVSNALNRVMRARHIDATVADFLSALVRYGVIAFTLIAALGRVGVQTASVIAVLGAAGLAIGLALQGSLSNLAAGVLLVTFRPFRSGEYVDLGGVAGTVLQVQIFSTTMRTVDGRIVVIPNGKIIAGNIINFSREPVRRNELIISVSYDSDIDKVKSLITNIIESDERILKDRERTVRLNELGTSSINFVVRIWSNSGDLQNVYWDVLERIKREFDANDISFPYPQMDVNFKRVKEAE, encoded by the coding sequence ATGGAAGATCTCGGTGTAGTCGATGGCATAAACAATGCGGGAACCTGGCTGGTGCGCAACCAGGCGCTGCTGTTGAGTTACGCGGTCAATATCGTGGCGGCAATCGCGATTATTATCGTGGGTATGATCGTGGCGCGTATTGTCTCCAATGCGCTTAACCGCGTTATGCGTGCGCGTCATATTGATGCAACGGTCGCGGATTTCCTGTCTGCACTGGTGCGCTACGGCGTTATCGCTTTCACGCTGATTGCTGCGCTGGGCCGCGTAGGCGTCCAGACCGCATCCGTCATCGCGGTTCTCGGTGCGGCAGGTTTAGCCATTGGTTTGGCGCTGCAAGGATCCCTTTCTAACCTGGCGGCAGGCGTGCTGCTGGTCACTTTCCGTCCTTTCCGCTCAGGGGAATATGTCGACTTAGGCGGCGTCGCGGGGACCGTGTTGCAGGTGCAGATTTTCTCTACCACCATGCGCACCGTTGATGGTCGTATCGTGGTGATCCCAAACGGCAAGATTATTGCGGGCAACATCATTAACTTTTCTCGCGAGCCGGTGCGCCGTAACGAACTGATTATTAGCGTCTCTTACGATTCGGATATTGATAAGGTGAAATCACTCATCACCAATATTATCGAATCTGACGAACGTATCCTGAAGGATCGCGAAAGAACTGTTCGACTGAACGAGCTTGGCACTTCTTCCATCAACTTTGTGGTGCGTATCTGGAGCAACAGCGGCGATCTGCAAAACGTATACTGGGACGTGCTGGAGCGTATTAAGCGTGAATTTGACGCGAACGATATTAGCTTCCCGTATCCGCAGATGGACGTGAACTTCAAGCGTGTAAAAGAAGCAGAATAA
- the fbaA gene encoding class II fructose-bisphosphate aldolase, with the protein MSKIFDFVKPGVITGDDVQKVFQVAKENNFALPAVNCVGTDSINAVLETAAKVKAPVIVQFSNGGAAFIAGKGVKTDVPQGAAILGAISGAHHVHQMAEHYGVPVILHTDHCAKKLLPWIDGLLDAGEKHFAATGKPLFSSHMIDLSEESLEENIEICSKYLARMSKMDMTLEIELGCTGGEEDGVDNSHMDASALYTQPEDVDYAYTELSKISPRFTIAASFGNVHGVYKPGNVVLTPTILRDSQDYVSKKHNLPHNSLNFVFHGGSGSSAQEIKDSVSYGVIKMNIDTDTQWATWDGILQYYKTNEAYLQGQLGNPKGDDQPNKKYYDPRVWLRAAQTSMITRLEQAFKELNAVDVL; encoded by the coding sequence ATGTCTAAAATTTTTGATTTCGTAAAACCTGGCGTGATCACTGGTGATGACGTTCAGAAAGTGTTCCAGGTAGCTAAAGAAAACAACTTTGCTCTGCCAGCTGTGAACTGCGTGGGTACCGACTCCATCAACGCCGTGCTGGAAACCGCTGCAAAAGTTAAAGCTCCGGTAATTGTTCAGTTCTCCAACGGTGGCGCTGCGTTTATCGCGGGTAAAGGCGTGAAAACTGACGTTCCTCAGGGCGCGGCAATCCTGGGCGCAATCTCTGGTGCACACCACGTTCACCAGATGGCTGAACACTACGGTGTTCCAGTTATCCTGCACACCGACCACTGCGCGAAGAAACTGCTGCCGTGGATCGACGGTCTGCTGGACGCGGGTGAAAAACACTTCGCAGCCACCGGTAAACCACTGTTCTCTTCTCACATGATCGACCTGTCAGAAGAGTCTCTGGAAGAAAACATCGAAATCTGTTCCAAATACCTGGCGCGCATGTCCAAAATGGATATGACTCTGGAAATCGAACTGGGTTGCACCGGCGGTGAAGAAGACGGCGTGGACAACAGCCACATGGACGCTTCTGCACTGTACACCCAGCCAGAAGACGTTGATTACGCATACACCGAGCTGAGCAAAATCAGCCCACGTTTCACCATCGCGGCCTCTTTCGGTAACGTTCACGGTGTTTACAAACCAGGTAACGTTGTTCTGACGCCAACTATTCTGCGTGATTCCCAGGACTATGTTTCTAAGAAACATAACCTGCCGCACAACAGCCTGAACTTCGTCTTCCACGGCGGTTCCGGTTCTTCTGCTCAGGAAATCAAAGATTCCGTCAGCTATGGCGTTATCAAAATGAACATCGATACCGATACCCAATGGGCAACCTGGGACGGCATCCTGCAGTACTACAAAACCAACGAAGCGTACCTGCAAGGTCAGCTGGGCAATCCGAAAGGCGACGACCAGCCGAACAAGAAATACTACGATCCACGCGTATGGCTGCGTGCTGCCCAGACTTCCATGATTACCCGTCTGGAGCAGGCATTCAAAGAGCTGAACGCGGTTGACGTTCTGTAA
- the pgk gene encoding phosphoglycerate kinase, giving the protein MSVIKMTDLDLAGKRVFIRADLNVPVKDGKVTSDARIRASLPTIELALKQGAKVMVTSHLGRPTEGEYNEEFSLLPVVNYLKDKLSNPVRLVKDYLDGVEVAEGELVVLENVRFNKGEKKDDEALSKKYAALCDVFVMDAFGTAHRAQASTHGIGKFADVACAGPLLAEELDALGKALKEPARPMVAIVGGSKVSTKLTVLDSLSKIADQLIVGGGIANTFVAAQGHNVGKSLYEADLVEEAKRLLTTCDIPVPTDVRVATEFSETATATLKSVNDIKDEEQILDLGDVSAQKLADILKNAKTILWNGPVGVFEFPNFRKGTEIVANAIADSDAFSIAGGGDTLAAIDLFGISDKISYISTGGGAFLEFVEGKVLPAVAMLEERAKK; this is encoded by the coding sequence ATGTCTGTAATTAAGATGACCGATTTGGATCTGGCAGGTAAACGCGTTTTCATCCGTGCCGATCTGAACGTACCCGTTAAAGATGGCAAAGTGACCAGCGACGCGCGTATCCGTGCATCTCTGCCAACCATCGAACTGGCCCTGAAACAAGGCGCTAAAGTGATGGTAACCTCTCACCTGGGTCGTCCGACCGAAGGCGAGTACAACGAAGAATTCTCTCTGTTGCCGGTTGTTAATTACCTGAAAGACAAATTGTCCAACCCGGTACGTCTGGTTAAAGACTACCTGGACGGCGTTGAAGTGGCTGAAGGCGAGCTGGTTGTTCTGGAAAACGTTCGCTTTAACAAAGGCGAGAAGAAAGACGACGAAGCCCTCTCCAAAAAATACGCAGCACTGTGCGACGTATTCGTAATGGATGCATTCGGTACTGCTCACCGTGCTCAGGCTTCAACTCACGGTATCGGTAAATTTGCTGACGTCGCTTGTGCAGGTCCACTGCTGGCTGAAGAGCTGGACGCATTGGGTAAAGCACTGAAAGAACCTGCTCGTCCAATGGTTGCGATCGTGGGTGGTTCTAAAGTTTCTACCAAACTGACCGTTCTGGATTCCCTGTCTAAAATTGCTGATCAGCTGATTGTTGGCGGCGGTATCGCAAACACCTTCGTTGCTGCTCAGGGCCATAACGTGGGTAAATCCCTGTACGAAGCGGATCTGGTAGAAGAAGCTAAACGTCTGCTGACCACTTGCGATATCCCAGTCCCAACGGATGTTCGCGTAGCGACTGAATTCTCTGAAACCGCGACCGCGACCCTGAAATCTGTAAACGACATCAAAGATGAAGAGCAGATTCTGGACCTGGGCGATGTTTCTGCACAGAAACTGGCTGATATCCTGAAAAACGCGAAAACCATTCTGTGGAATGGTCCGGTTGGCGTGTTCGAATTCCCTAACTTCCGTAAAGGGACTGAAATCGTGGCTAACGCAATTGCAGATAGCGACGCGTTCTCCATCGCAGGCGGCGGCGATACTCTGGCTGCAATCGACCTGTTCGGTATTTCTGACAAAATCTCCTACATCTCCACTGGTGGCGGCGCATTCCTTGAGTTCGTGGAAGGCAAAGTTCTGCCAGCAGTAGCAATGCTCGAAGAGCGCGCTAAGAAGTAA